A region from the Salicibibacter cibarius genome encodes:
- a CDS encoding AEC family transporter: MAIGVLLQKKFNFQLTPIVKLITYCFMPAAVFLNIYQAEFDYGLLGQLLLYLFLFTCSTILLGNLLSKVLKLEWQESAALKNSISLMNSGNYGLPVSQLIFSANPLGVSIQIIMIVFQNLLTYTYGLYNLVSASKSAIDILKAIFRLPIVHALLLGIIFQFFDIPLPNFALVPLEQLANAFFALALFLLGAQLAHINIKSFHSVIVWSILGRLIAGPAFALLIIFILGIDGVMAQSLLIASSFPTSRNTATIALDNQVAPDLHAQIVLYSTVLSGITVTIVIYLAMTLF; the protein is encoded by the coding sequence ATGGCCATTGGGGTGCTATTACAGAAGAAGTTTAACTTTCAACTTACGCCGATCGTAAAGCTTATTACCTACTGTTTTATGCCCGCAGCCGTTTTTTTGAATATTTATCAGGCTGAATTTGATTATGGCCTGTTAGGCCAACTTCTTCTTTATTTGTTCTTATTTACTTGCAGCACAATTTTACTGGGCAATTTGTTGTCCAAGGTATTAAAACTTGAATGGCAGGAAAGTGCAGCTTTAAAAAATAGCATTTCCCTTATGAATTCAGGCAATTACGGTTTACCTGTCAGTCAGTTGATTTTTAGCGCGAATCCTTTAGGGGTTTCCATTCAAATTATCATGATTGTTTTCCAGAATTTACTCACCTATACGTATGGCCTTTATAATTTAGTATCTGCATCCAAGTCAGCCATTGACATTCTAAAAGCTATTTTCCGGTTACCCATTGTTCATGCTTTACTCTTGGGAATCATCTTTCAATTTTTCGATATTCCCCTCCCTAATTTTGCGCTTGTTCCGCTTGAACAACTTGCAAATGCTTTTTTTGCCTTAGCGCTTTTCCTATTGGGCGCCCAACTTGCCCACATAAATATCAAGTCATTTCATAGCGTCATTGTCTGGAGTATTCTCGGAAGGTTAATTGCCGGACCCGCCTTTGCTTTACTAATTATATTTATCCTTGGCATTGATGGGGTAATGGCGCAATCGTTACTCATCGCAAGTTCGTTTCCGACGTCAAGAAATACAGCGACAATCGCGCTTGACAATCAGGTAGCGCCGGATTTGCACGCACAGATTGTCCTGTATTCAACGGTCCTAAGTGGTATAACTGTAACGATCGTTATCTATTTGGCAATGACCCTATTTTGA
- a CDS encoding citrate:proton symporter, with translation MDPYLAISGFLIILAVIGLLMWGKVHPIVAMVLIPVIGVLIAGFGFDDLAEFFSGGADQVMDVAIMFIFAIIFFGIMNDIGLFNPIIKNMIIFTKGNVIVVAIVTIIIGAIAHLDGAGATTYLLTVPALIGLYRALNMSPMLLLMLATFSLGFMNVVPWGGPVGRLASVLGYDNPAELWFPLIPWQIGAFVLAIGFAVVLGIREKKRIEKRINNGEIEAQQHVNARAIADDFIKQQKENEEAAEEKPRKHPAMLWLNGAVLLGVLLLMLLDIAPPGLAFMIGLAIVLPLNYRSVNDQMGRIRAHAPAALMMASIILAAGLFLGVMTESGMLDSLAMSIVGIVPDAVGPYTHVIVAFFGIPLDIIMSTDAYYFGIFPVVESVASNFGVASESTAYMMLVSSTFSQGFLSPAMWLGVGLAGVQIGQFMKYAFFWFWGFGIIGLILGFILGIY, from the coding sequence ATGGACCCATATTTAGCTATTAGCGGATTTTTAATTATTTTAGCGGTTATTGGTCTCCTTATGTGGGGGAAGGTTCATCCAATTGTTGCGATGGTCCTTATTCCGGTCATTGGGGTACTCATTGCCGGCTTTGGATTTGACGACCTCGCGGAATTTTTTAGCGGCGGGGCCGATCAAGTCATGGATGTCGCCATCATGTTTATTTTTGCCATCATTTTCTTTGGCATCATGAATGATATCGGTTTATTTAATCCGATTATAAAAAATATGATTATCTTTACGAAGGGCAATGTGATTGTTGTTGCCATCGTTACCATCATCATCGGCGCGATTGCTCACCTCGACGGTGCAGGCGCAACCACATATTTGTTGACAGTTCCCGCGCTTATTGGTTTATACAGGGCATTAAATATGAGCCCAATGTTACTTTTGATGCTTGCCACGTTTAGTCTTGGATTTATGAACGTCGTCCCTTGGGGTGGACCGGTAGGGAGGCTCGCTTCGGTACTTGGTTATGATAACCCTGCTGAACTATGGTTTCCATTGATTCCTTGGCAAATAGGCGCGTTCGTCCTGGCCATTGGTTTCGCGGTGGTACTTGGAATCAGAGAAAAGAAACGCATTGAGAAACGTATAAATAATGGAGAAATTGAAGCCCAACAACATGTTAATGCGAGAGCAATCGCTGATGACTTTATAAAACAGCAAAAGGAAAATGAAGAAGCAGCCGAAGAGAAGCCCAGGAAACACCCGGCCATGCTTTGGCTCAACGGTGCCGTGTTACTCGGGGTTTTGCTCTTAATGCTTTTAGATATCGCGCCTCCGGGTCTTGCCTTTATGATCGGTTTGGCGATCGTTTTACCATTGAACTACCGTAGCGTGAACGATCAGATGGGTCGTATTCGCGCGCATGCGCCTGCCGCGCTCATGATGGCTTCGATCATCCTTGCCGCCGGACTCTTTTTGGGCGTGATGACTGAATCAGGCATGTTGGACTCACTTGCCATGTCTATCGTAGGGATTGTACCGGATGCTGTTGGCCCTTATACGCACGTGATCGTGGCATTTTTTGGAATTCCCCTGGATATCATCATGAGTACAGACGCTTATTATTTCGGTATCTTCCCGGTTGTTGAGAGTGTTGCCTCGAACTTTGGCGTAGCTTCGGAATCTACCGCTTATATGATGTTAGTTTCAAGTACTTTTTCACAAGGGTTTTTATCCCCTGCTATGTGGTTGGGTGTTGGGCTCGCCGGTGTACAAATAGGCCAATTCATGAAATACGCTTTCTTCTGGTTCTGGGGTTTCGGCATTATTGGATTAATTTTAGGTTTCATCCTCGGTATATATTAG
- a CDS encoding LacI family DNA-binding transcriptional regulator codes for MVSSKDVAREAGVSQPTVSRVLNAPDKVKKETVDNVQKAIEKLNYRPNVVARNLKQKKTKYIALISGPLHNPFFVDSTTTIVNYAKKYGYHTLVYFEDQGDNRSIYEEVLKQQVDGIILSSIFIDDPIYHDLVDAQVPFVMFNRRHQAGGNYVEIDNKKAGELATNHLLKLGHTKIAWIGGPTYTSTFNGRLSGYRTAMKATKQSIEPGWIKETDTTEQSVVQAVDELLLLPDKPTALFAATDSMALFCQNYLMHMGFQIPEDFSICGMDDIDTTAHAAIQMTTLTHHSDKPMGLHAIEHLIHMMEVDAHERSDLQLTLEPKLMIRKTTALNRSTI; via the coding sequence ATGGTATCTTCCAAAGACGTTGCTCGCGAAGCCGGCGTTTCGCAGCCTACGGTTTCAAGAGTGTTAAACGCCCCGGATAAAGTAAAAAAAGAAACGGTCGATAACGTTCAAAAGGCAATCGAAAAACTAAACTATCGACCGAACGTCGTGGCACGCAATTTAAAACAAAAAAAAACCAAGTACATTGCTTTGATATCCGGCCCTCTACACAATCCATTTTTTGTCGATTCAACGACGACCATTGTCAATTATGCTAAAAAGTACGGCTACCACACGCTTGTCTATTTTGAAGATCAGGGAGACAATCGCTCTATTTACGAAGAGGTACTGAAACAACAAGTCGATGGCATTATTCTCTCTTCTATTTTTATCGATGACCCGATTTATCATGATCTCGTAGATGCGCAAGTGCCTTTCGTTATGTTCAACCGCCGCCATCAAGCTGGCGGGAACTATGTGGAAATAGACAATAAAAAAGCAGGTGAATTGGCAACCAATCATCTGTTAAAACTTGGGCATACAAAAATTGCTTGGATTGGTGGTCCCACGTATACATCAACGTTTAATGGGAGGTTATCCGGATACCGAACAGCCATGAAAGCAACCAAGCAATCTATTGAACCCGGATGGATTAAAGAAACCGACACGACAGAACAATCGGTCGTCCAGGCAGTGGATGAGCTATTGCTATTGCCGGATAAACCGACTGCCCTATTTGCCGCTACAGATTCAATGGCATTATTCTGTCAAAACTATTTAATGCACATGGGGTTTCAAATCCCGGAGGATTTCAGTATATGCGGGATGGACGATATTGATACGACTGCGCATGCCGCTATTCAAATGACCACACTGACCCATCATTCCGACAAGCCGATGGGGCTCCATGCGATTGAACATCTTATTCATATGATGGAGGTGGATGCTCATGAACGCAGCGACTTACAGTTAACGTTGGAACCTAAACTCATGATTCGAAAAACGACAGCTTTAAATCGATCTACGATATAA